A genomic region of Mus musculus strain C57BL/6J chromosome 7, GRCm38.p6 C57BL/6J contains the following coding sequences:
- the Mrgpra1 gene encoding mas-related G-protein coupled receptor member A1 encodes MGESSTCAGFLALNTSASPTAPTTTNPMDNTIPGGINITILIPNLMIIIFGLVGLTGNGIVFWLLGFCLHRNAFSVYILNLALADFFFLLGHIIDSILLLLNVFYPITFLLCFYTIMMVLYIAGLSMLSAISTERCLSVLCPIWYHCHRPEHTSTVMCAVIWVLSLLICILNSYFCGFLNTQYKNENGCLALSFFTAAYLMFLFVVLCLSSLALVARLFCGTGQIKLTRLYVTIILSILVFLLCGLPFGIHWFLLFKIKDDFHVFDLGFYLASVVLTAINSCANPIIYFFVGSFRHRLKHQTLKMVLQNALQDTPETAKIMVEMSRSKSEP; translated from the coding sequence CAGCACCTGTGCAGGGTTTCTAGCCCTAAACACATCGGCCTCGCCAACAGCACCCACAACAACTAATCCAATGGACAATACCATCCCTGGAGGTATCAACATCACGATTCTGATCCCAAACTTGATGATCATCATCTTCGGACTGGTCGGGCTGACAGGAAATGGCATTGTGTTCTGGCTCCTGGGCTTCTGTTTGCACAGGAACGCCTTCTCAGTCTACATCCTAAACTTAGCTCTAGCTGACTTCTTCTTCCTCCTAGGTCACATCATAGATTCCATACTGCTTCTTCTCAATGTTTTCTACCCAATTACCTTTCTCTTGTGCTTTTACACGATCATGATGGTTCTCTATATCGCAGgcctgagcatgctcagtgccATCAGCACTGAGCGCTGCCTGTCTGTACTGTGCCCCATCTGGTATCACTGTCACCGCCCAGAACACACATCAACTGTCATGTGTGCTGTCATCTGGGTCCTGTCCCTGTTGATCTGCATTCTGAATAGTTATTTCTGCGGTTTCTTAAATAcccaatataaaaatgaaaatgggtGTCTGGCATTGAGCTTCTTTACTGCTGCATacctgatgtttttgtttgtggtccTCTGTCTGTCCAGCCTGGCTCTGGTGGCCAGGTTGTTCTGTGGTACTGGGCAGATAAAGCTTACCAGATTGTATGTAACCATTATTCTGAGCATTTTGGTTTTTCTCCTTTGCGGATTGCCCTTTGGCATCCACTGGTTTCTGTTATTCAAGATTAAGGATGATTTTCATGTATTTGATCTTGGATTTTATCTGGCATCAGTTGTCCTGACTGCTATTAATAGCTGTGCCAACCCCATCATTTACTTCTTCGTGGGATCCTTCAGGCATCGGTTGAAGCACCAGACCCTCAAAATGGTTCTCCAGAATGCACTGCAAGACACTCCTGAGACAGCCAAAATCATGGTGGAGATGTCAAGAAGCAAATCAGAGCCATGA